A window of Anabas testudineus chromosome 7, fAnaTes1.2, whole genome shotgun sequence genomic DNA:
GAGCCCTCCTCATTGATACAGGCCTCATTGAGTCCCGGGCATGCTATTGCACGTTCACTACATTCATCTATATCTGTGAGTGGAAGCAAAGAGGAACAGTTTAAAAGACATTAGGACAATGGAATTCAAAATATTGCATTTATATAGAAAGTAGTTATTAGTACGTGCTTACCAAGACACTTGGCCCCTTTCAATCTATAGCCACGTGCACATTTCTTACAGCGGGCAGGACCACTACCCATGCAGCCCACACATGCCTGGTCACAGCCTGCAAACATCAGAAGCACAGTGGTCAACATTACTTTCTAAACTAGGAATTAAGACAAGCTGTATCATGTCTTAGAAATGTctaatgacaaatgacaaatttcTACTACATTCAGAAAAGATAAATACTAATAGAAAATACTCAACAAATTATTATGTATGTACACAACAGTCTCATATACaactatttatgttttttgatgAGATAATGTAAATTTCTATAACAATTTCACCAATTATGCAGAAATTAATTATAAACACGATGGGAGCTGGAGTATCTGCCTGTTTTCACTAAAACAACGTACCTTAAACATCAACTACCAAGAGAGCCTACCTCTGCATTCATACGATCCATCTGTGTTGTGACAGTATGTGTTAGAAGGACAACGAGCCAGCTCTGTGCCACATTCGTCTATGTCTAAAAGATATTTCAAGGACGGTTAGACAACACACATCTAAAACTCTGAAACAAAGTCATTGAAATGCCACCTGACCTCTGAACTCATACTCACCCACACACTTGTTGTCATGAAGGAGCCAGCCGGGTTTACAGTCGAGGCATTTGTAGTCCTGTGGCCCTGAGCATTTCTTACATGAGTGGTAGCAAGCTGCAAAGGAAGCGAGACATAGTAACAATAAAAGGGTCAACTTTGGACAACCTCATACAGAATGTAATAACCGTGAAACAGTGTGTGGATCTGAGGTACCTGCACAGGCTCCTGTGCTGTCATTGGAACCTTTCTCTCTGTAGTAGCCATCAGCACACTTCTGGCACAAATTGCCAGAGTATCCAGgatcacagacacactctcCATCGCCCAAGCGAGTCCCCTCCCCCTCGCAGCGGCCAAgaccaccacacacaccaccaggGCCTGATGGACACTCTGTATTTGGTGAACAAGCTGTTAGTGGTACTCTGAAAACCAGAGCTTTAAAAAGGATTAATCTAATTACAATAATTTGATTTTACTCTGTTTTACAGATAAATCACTTGTCAAATGGATGATTTAGGGCCTaggattgtttttttctacacCTTTGCAGTCAGGTCCAAAGCGTCCAGGTGGACAGCAAAGTCCGAGCTCCTCTATGCACAGCCACTCATACAAGTCCGGTGCCTCCTGCTGCCTACAGGACACATACATCCCATCAGTCATGCCATAAAGCGGCACGGTAAAacagtatttacacacacacagatagtgCCATCACTGtcttaataaaagaaaaaaaaaaacttatttttcaattatttaaattaattattaaattcaattattttaaaaagaattaagtttgatcacattttatacACTTGTCACTTTCATAATGTTAGAATTTGATATTATATTCACTAAAATGttgcttatttttgttttcctatgAAAAAGTGACGCTAAATCAGACTTAActgtgcaatttattttttgttcagaAATATTCATATAGGTCTAATGTTGTGCCCACTGATGTCTGTTTCTGCCAGCTAAGAAAAATCAAGGTACGGTTAAGAATGCCAACATCATCTTTTGCTTTGATTGAGATTGATGAGATCGACACATCTGTATAGGTCAAGGGTGCGCAATCCTGGTCCTTGTGGGCCACTgtcttgcttgttttccaactatcatTGCCCTATCTAATACTGATTACCtagatcaggtgtgttcagtggCCCTTAAGGACCAGGACCAACCCTAGTATAGGTTGTTGTGAGAACacttaaaaaattaaacactcTTCTTAATTTGTCCTAAAAAATACTTGGTGACATCAGCAGGATGACTATAACTTTAAATCAGCACATGTCAACATGTCatgctgaataaaaaaagtaaaataaattcaaCTACAGTTGAGTCTGATTATTGGCTTTTGTGCACACACCTGTGGAACCACCACGTCTCCACTTGGTCTTCTATCTGCTCCAGTAGCCGATTACATTCAAAATCAGTCTTCTCACAAGCAGCCTCTACTATTTCAAGGAGCCGAGTCtcactaaaaaagaaaacaagtcaacAGTTGGGATGTAAAGCATcacattaaaatagttttcttatGTAATGTCTGTACATACTAACCAGCTACATATATGAGGAGGGAAAGCACTCAAAACTGAAagatttattaatgttaaagtCAGTTGTATAACAATATCAATAGATTATCAAAGGAAATATGTACTGTagtgactttaaaaaaatgccCCTTTGGATGtaccagtttttttttgtttttgtatttatttttagcagcaACTGCTtacaaaatgtgatctaatctttaTTTAAGTACAGACAAATAGAGTTTGCTTAAACTAgttacacacaaacaataaaaaaatatgttgtgtcTTTACTGAACATTCCTATTAAACTTTTTCCATGGGGCTGATacaaaaagtatgtaaacccttgGATTTAACAAATGATGAAACCTacaatagctttttttttccaacaaacTCAGTAAAGTACAGTGTAACTGCAATTAAAACACACTCTTACCTGCGTGCATACTTAGCTAACTTCTCTTCTTCCCAGGCAGTGTTGCCTCCCCCAAAATTCTTGTTTGCTGTTCTCTCCAAGCCCTAGAAAGAGGGAAACTTCAGGACTCGGAATAACTTGACTCATGAAATGATGGTTCATAAAGATACTACAGTACCTTGATGAAACTCTCTGTGAGTTTTCGGCAAGTCTGGCACGGTGCTGTCTGGACTCTCGCCACAGAGAGCTCAGACAGAAGCATCAGAGCAGGCAGGAAGGGCCAGGCACACCACATTGTCCTCCAGGggtaataaacacaaacaataagacaataataaaaaatagtttGGGTTTTAACACTATGTAACATAACGTGGAATAACTTTAACCTTTAGTGCTACTATTAGCATTTATAAGCACTATTAAAAGCTAACCAATTACTTATAAGaagattttaaatgtattgtttattaCTATTAGCGTTGATTAATTTGCAGTATTACAACAATAACACATCTAATAAACACAGTTATATTAACTGTTACCAACAACTGTGTTTTACtatattttcattaattatCTGTTTCAACATATGGGTGCAATACAGGAGgagttattattgttaataaatacattaacaaATCTGACACATGTATACAACTACATTACAGAGTGTTACGTTTATACACTGCTTCAAGCAGTTTCAGCTTGGTATAGTTATTTTAGCTACTGATAGGGGTGGATAAATCAACAAGAAGCTCTGTGCTATATAGTATAACAAAGACTAATAAAGTGTCAGCTTATAGTAACCTAATTTATGCTATCTATATTCTTTAAGCTCTTGCTGTACAGTGGTCTACATGACTCACATTATGATGCTCGTCTACCCGGAAATGTTAATGgcattattttcatttcagtcatCTGTCATTAGTTGTGTAAATTTGAAGCCACACACAACTAAATACAAAACTGAGCACATCGTGATTCACTGACAAGTACCCAGATATTCTTATATTTATTCGGTCTCGTTAGAAAAGCTTTAAATCACGTACTATAAGGTGGATGGGATGCTCTTCATCCATCGTTAGCTTAGCATTGACGCTAGCTAGCGCAGCATCAGCACCACACACAATTAGCCACCTAGCAGCTGGCTAAAGTCGGTACCTAGTTAGCTCTAAGTTCAGGCTAACGTTGTCCCATACAGTCTGCCTATCTTTGTCTTTCAACTCAGCGACAGTGACAATTAACCACGAGCATACTAGTATTTAGCTTTAAATATCTGCTAAATAATGGTGCCTGTAGCTGCTCTGAAATTAGCTAACTGAACTGTTTTCATTAGCTACTCTGGTCATAACTTACCTTATTGCAAAACCACTACACCGCCGCTGCACCACTGATGATCGTCTGTTTCCCTGCTGGTCCGCACAATGCAAGCagagttttacattttggataTCCAGTTTAGAGCCAGTAAAGACTCAAACCTGCCATTTTAGCTCGTGGTGACCTGCTAGCTGAATGATTAGCGCGCTAACGCTGGTGGTGCTCACACAGGATCATGCTGCGGTGGGATGAACGAATCAACAGCTTCCAGCTGGTTCTCTGATTTTCCTGCAGCTCATCCACAGGATGCACGGCACCGCCCAAACCCGGGGGGGGGGGTTCATTCACACATCAATGAGCACTAAATGTTTACCCAAGCTGAAGATGTTTATTCTGAAAAAACAGGTGCAACATGGAGTCAGGAGTCTTTCTGCCAGTGAAACTCTGTCTAAAGTCTGTTTACAAtgcataaataataattcaacaTCAGAACAAAATAGTCAACATAATGGCTCTACACGAGCTTAAAGTCATGGTTCCCTACCACCTAAAATACAGTTTCTTCACTGAAATAGCCCTAACTAAAACCGATAAAAGGGAAAAGCATCCACTGTTCTCGTTTCCATATTTAACAgaacagacatactgtattagATTTTTGATGTAACATTATTTTATACATACGTAATAATGTAATCCAATACAGCCGTTCTGCCATGAATGTATGAATGCTACTTTTATAAGTTATATTGTCtgagtttttgttgaaactgtcagaaagatgGTAATTCTATAACAATACTACCAGATGTCATAATGGTTGGTGGAGTCCTGCTTGCATAAATGAGACACAGTAAAGCAATCAAATGGAACAGAGGAGCTTCTTCTGTGTTTCCGTTTTACCTGGAAATTCACTTGCAGCCTtgacattttttgacaaatattCCCATCAGATAACCACAGTATCTTCTTTATTTGCTCTTGTTGTGGTGCACTCAACAATACCGAACAGCAAAATGAGCCGTTTCAATCTGCTGAAGATTACATTACATGATCATATGTTTATAAGACCAAGGACAACTGTCAAACTAATTAAAGTCATGAGTCTGCTTGAAATACCACAACAGTACCCGCTTATCAACCTTACTTAAGTGCTCACATTATATTTGTGCTGACATTGCatattttgtgacatttataAGAACTAATTCATccttttttaactgtgttttggtaTTATCGTATACCTCCCAACAGTCTGAAGGTATACAAgataaaaaagcttttaatttcAACTCTTTTCAGGGAGAACAGAACAGTGGTGCAGGCACATGTGCATATCTGTCATTTTGATGTATTACCCCCATAGAAAATAACACATactaaaaacacagcacaggaaaATAATGACCACAAACACAAGTTTCAAACGGACTGAGAATGTGTAAATTGTCACAGCCTGTCCAGCCACTAGCTGTTTATCAGGGAGGCTGATATAGAGCCAGTCCTTAAGCCAACACTCATACGCATCTCTGTTTGCCCCATGTTAACAGGTTTCATGTAAAACTCAAGAGTCAATTGGAAATACCCACAGTTACAGAATAAAAAGCATCATTTACAATATATTCAAGAACAATAAATGCCTACATGTCAAAACCTGTGACCATACATCTCTGAGTCAGAGAGAGATTAAGTTTCTTATCCTAAACCAAAGTGCAGCTTGTGGGTTCCATTGTAAGAAGCTGTAAGCTGATACAACTCTTcaattttgtctttattttaaacacatctttTCTACCTCTGGCTGATGTAGAATTATCTGAAACATGAACTATTGTTTTATAACCAGGAGACCAAGACAGTTCTTTATTCAATTCAAACAGTACAACAGGACAAACACAGTATAAAACAGACTCACCATGTCAATAAAGCGAAACATTACAGCCCACTACTATCTAAACTCAGAGAAAGGAAATAGCTTAtatctgtttgcttttttttttcttcacatattTCAGGAATTGTAAATGCAGTAAAAGTCCATGCAGAATGTGAAATGAAtatgccaaacacacacactggctttGAGGACTAACACACCTGAAAGATTCTCTTTAGGTAATATTGGTAGTCTACTAAGCCCTGCCATTTTATATTGTTTGATTTCTGCAGAGAACCAACAGCTCAACCTTCAACAACCAAAGCTTTAACAATCCAACTCTTACTTGAAAAACAAGATACTGTTTGTTCAAACACACGAAACATGAAATAGTTTTTTGACACCTATGACACCCCTGATGTTCAGACCTACAATTGCAAAAGCAAAAAACTGACAGTGATTTATCTGAGTTTCCCAGAGTATCACTCAACATTACTGGCCAATTATCCCAACACTGCAACTTGGTCGTGGGACATTATCTCAGGTTCTCAGAGCCATTCCATTTCATTGGCCTTAGGGCTTGTATCAGGGCTGGAGGGGGGTGTAAGAAGACATGGTTGCAAAGGCACAGTTTCCCCTGAGTCTTCTTCTCGTACCCCAACACACCCCTGGGACACCCCTGCAAGACGTAACACAGTTGTCCCTGCTGTGAAGCTTGACAGTCCGCTCGCCAGAGTCCGGGATGCCATCCTAAGCCCTCCTGCCCTCTTCCGCCTGGCTGATGCAGTGGCCACTTGCCTAGTCCCAGCAAGTTCAGTCAGAAAACCCAGGCTCTGGGAGGGGAGGCTGTAGAGATGAAGGCCACGGAAAAGTTCTGGCAGTGGCCGGAAACCACCTGGAGGTTCAGGTGGAAGTGATTCAAACTGCACCAATGTAAACCGCTCACCAGCACGTCCCTGTAGATAGTCTGCTAGAATACAGCTCAACGACGCACTGAAAACATCCAGAGAGGGAAGAGACGAAGGGTTAGGGTAACCTTTTCCTGCTTCAtcttcttttgtgtctttgttcttcCTACTGGGAGTGTTTCTCTCCCAGCCACGCGCCCCCCACTCTTCAGCTCTTATCCAGGCAGCCTGGCTGAGGACTAGCACTACTTTGCCACCCTGCCTTTTCAGCTGGTCCAATCTTGAGTGCAGCCAGGGTACGGGGCCCAGTGCGCCGAGTTCAGCCTTACTCCACAAGTCTAGAGACACAGTGAAACCGAGGGATTGGAGCGACAAGCCCAGGTGACACATTAGACCTGGCAAAGCCTTGTTGTCATCAGGTGGGTACAGCAAGATGACATGACCACCACCCACTGCACCTGAGATAGAGGAAgattaaaaccttttatttaatttaaaggaaTTGATCAATAAGTATAAACATGTAATATTTAACAGTATACAGTAGGTGCCCAGTCTGGAACGACTGTCTGGTTTTTAACATACCTTTGACATCATCATCTTTCAACCATCTCCACACATAAcctaaaaaaaagaacagagcacCCATTGAGGCCTTCTGCTAAGTTtctataattaattaatgagtTACAAACAGAACACTGACCCTTCAGGACCCCTTGTATAAAATAGGCTCCTAGTATGGCCAAACACATCAGCAACAAGCCGATGAGGATTATCAGGCTCCATCTCCATCGAGATGCTGCAGAAagcaataaattatttaaattgtggagtgtaattacttttttgctacaaaataatgaaaatatagtTTGTTTCAGCTGAAGGAAATTAAACATTAAGCTCCCTTAATCTAAGTATAGACa
This region includes:
- the LOC113166829 gene encoding protein disulfide isomerase Creld1, which codes for MWCAWPFLPALMLLSELSVARVQTAPCQTCRKLTESFIKGLERTANKNFGGGNTAWEEEKLAKYARSETRLLEIVEAACEKTDFECNRLLEQIEDQVETWWFHRQQEAPDLYEWLCIEELGLCCPPGRFGPDCKECPSGPGGVCGGLGRCEGEGTRLGDGECVCDPGYSGNLCQKCADGYYREKGSNDSTGACAACYHSCKKCSGPQDYKCLDCKPGWLLHDNKCVDIDECGTELARCPSNTYCHNTDGSYECRGCDQACVGCMGSGPARCKKCARGYRLKGAKCLDIDECSERAIACPGLNEACINEEGSFHCDCADGFIRRESICVENLPPAGPEKGLFDDMTDDEVLVLQQMFFGVVICALATLAAKGDMVFTAIFIGGVAAMAGYWLTEKGDYMLDGFLKGR